A window from Dromaius novaehollandiae isolate bDroNov1 chromosome 1, bDroNov1.hap1, whole genome shotgun sequence encodes these proteins:
- the C1H11orf54 gene encoding ester hydrolase C11orf54 homolog: MAKVERFAFHVPSLEELAGVLQKGLKENFADVQVSVVDCPDLTQEPFSFPAKGICGKPRIADVGGVPYLLPLVQKEKVYDLNIVAKDIELPGAFILGAGAASSRILGVNAELIPIVLAKSEKKPAVNGSYIAQINPADKGCLLEKYSSKYTDCEFGLLANLYASEGQPGKVIEVKANERTGELNFVSCLRQILEKHYGEKPVGMGGTFIIQKGKAKIHVMPPEFSACPLNTDEDVNNWLKFFEMKAPLICQPVIVSRDPGFDLRVEHTHCFSHHGEGGHYHNDTTPDSVQYFGYFLPAELLFRIDRPKETHMVGRD, encoded by the exons ATGGCCAAAGTCGAAAGGTTTGCTTTTCACGTTCCAAGTTTGGAGGAGCTTGCTGGAG TTTTGCAAAAAGGGCTTAAAGAAAACTTTGCTGATGTTCAAGTCTCTGTTGTAGACTGTCCTGATCTGACTCAGGAACCCTTCAGCTTTCCTGCTAAAG GAATCTGTGGAAAGCCTAGGATAGCAGATGTGGGAGGTGTTCCTTACCTTCTTCCTcttgtacaaaaagaaaaa GTTTATGATCTAAATATAGTTGCAAAGGACATAGAACTGCCTGGAGCTTTCATTCTTGGAGCTGGAGCTGCTTCATCCAGGATTCTTGGAGTAAATGCTGAG CTTATCCCTATTGTGCTAGCTAAGAGCGAAAAAAAGCCTGCTGTGAATGGGAGCTACATTGCTCAGATAAACCCTGCAGACAAAGGGTGCCTGCTTGAGAAGTACAGCAGTAAATATACTGACTGTGAGTTTGGGCTGTTGGCCAACCTCTATGCCAGTGAGGGCCAACCTGGCAAG GTTATTGAagtgaaagcaaatgaaagaacTGGGGAACTTAACTTTGTCTCTTGTCTGAGACAAATTTTAGAGAAACACTATGGAGAAAAGCCAGTTGGGATGGGTGGTACATTCATCATTCAAAAGGGGAAAGCAAAGATTCACGTTATG CCTCCAGAATTTTCTGCCTGTCCTCTGAACACCGATGAAGATGTGAATAACTGGCTCAAATTCTTTGAAATGAAGGCTCCACTCATTTGTCAGCCAGTAATCGTTTCCAGAGATCCA GGGTTTGACCTGCGTGTGGAGCACACCCATTGCTTCAGCCACCACGGGGAAGGAGGGCACTACCACAACGACACCACCCCAGACAGCGTGCAGTACTTCGGATACTTTTTGCCTGCAGAACTTCTCTTTCGTATCGACAGACCCAAGGAGACTCATATGGTTGGAAGAGACTAA
- the TAF1D gene encoding TATA box-binding protein-associated factor RNA polymerase I subunit D isoform X3 translates to MTDTDESQGSGSDHSAQDLIFTQQKESSEVCELNTQRECSGSEQKDATPEESSDELNRHKSTASAMAFLDSSDSETALSASSGSEYHNKCSTVPSKRKKRSRPSRQQTESLAESDAESSDSSLSPQSPVKSSKTSKQQKSKINLKAIFAYHFRGKKFKAAAHRKYKSGSGKRKKKYESTQMPVGRPPLTASPQEQKKRLLDRGFQFPFVEKHYGKKDIPLKMVLGYEQAAAKGYFQYIEMLKYEEHLKKALKNLKASEDLERECLAVRKHKYLDDEGPISPIQETNDNSLDSDSQEDFDARVVGSVQ, encoded by the exons ATGACTGATACAGATGAATCTCAGGGTTCTGGTTCTGATCACTCTGCTCAAGATTTAATATTCACTCAGCAGAAAGAATCATCTGAGGTATGTGAATTAAATACACAAAGGGAGTGTTCAGGCTCAGAGCAGAAGGATGCCACTCCTGAGGAGTCTTCAGATGAGCTTAATAGACATAAATCCACTGCTTCAGCTATGGCCTTTCTGGACAGCAGTGATTCAGAAAc AGCTCTTTCTGCTTCCAGTGGCAGTGAATACCATAACAAGTGCTCCACTGTACCTTCCAAGCGAAAAAAGAGATCTCGACCTTCAAGGCAACAGACAGAATCTCTTGCAGAATCTGATGCTGAAAGTTCAGATTCCTCTCTGTCCCCTCAAAGTCCAGTGAAATCATCTAAAACTTCCAAACAGCAGAAGTCAAAGATCAATTTGAAAGCCATTTTTGCCTATCACTTCAGGGGAAAGAAATTTAAGGCTGCTGCACACCGGAAATATAAGAGTGGCtcggggaagaggaagaaaaagtatgAGAGCACGCAGATGCCTGTGGGGAGGCCACCACTGACGGCATCACCACAAGAGCAAAAGAAAAGGCTTCTAGATAGAGGCTTTCAATTCCCTTTTGTTGAAAAACATTATGGGAAGAAAGATATCCCTTTAAAGATGGTTCTTGGCTATGAG caaGCAGCTGCAAAGGGATATTTCCAGTACATTGAAATGCTCAAATATGAAGAACATCtcaaaaaggctttaaaaaaccTTAAAGCTAGTGAAGACTTAGAAAGAGAATGTCTGGCAGTGCGGAAACACAAGTATTTAGATGATGAAGGCCCCATTTCCCCTATCCAGGAGACAAA tgatAACAGCTTGGATTCTGATAGTCAAGAAGACTTTGATGCCAGAGTAGTG GGTTCAGTTCAATGA
- the TAF1D gene encoding TATA box-binding protein-associated factor RNA polymerase I subunit D isoform X2: MTDTDESQGSGSDHSAQDLIFTQQKESSEVCELNTQRECSGSEQKDATPEESSDELNRHKSTASAMAFLDSSDSETALSASSGSEYHNKCSTVPSKRKKRSRPSRQQTESLAESDAESSDSSLSPQSPVKSSKTSKQQKSKINLKAIFAYHFRGKKFKAAAHRKYKSGSGKRKKKYESTQMPVGRPPLTASPQEQKKRLLDRGFQFPFVEKHYGKKDIPLKMVLGYEQAAAKGYFQYIEMLKYEEHLKKALKNLKASEDLERECLAVRKHKYLDDEGPISPIQETNDNSLDSDSQEDFDARVVFVAFGRWNTAQFSWCETVQMSTPALPQ; encoded by the exons ATGACTGATACAGATGAATCTCAGGGTTCTGGTTCTGATCACTCTGCTCAAGATTTAATATTCACTCAGCAGAAAGAATCATCTGAGGTATGTGAATTAAATACACAAAGGGAGTGTTCAGGCTCAGAGCAGAAGGATGCCACTCCTGAGGAGTCTTCAGATGAGCTTAATAGACATAAATCCACTGCTTCAGCTATGGCCTTTCTGGACAGCAGTGATTCAGAAAc AGCTCTTTCTGCTTCCAGTGGCAGTGAATACCATAACAAGTGCTCCACTGTACCTTCCAAGCGAAAAAAGAGATCTCGACCTTCAAGGCAACAGACAGAATCTCTTGCAGAATCTGATGCTGAAAGTTCAGATTCCTCTCTGTCCCCTCAAAGTCCAGTGAAATCATCTAAAACTTCCAAACAGCAGAAGTCAAAGATCAATTTGAAAGCCATTTTTGCCTATCACTTCAGGGGAAAGAAATTTAAGGCTGCTGCACACCGGAAATATAAGAGTGGCtcggggaagaggaagaaaaagtatgAGAGCACGCAGATGCCTGTGGGGAGGCCACCACTGACGGCATCACCACAAGAGCAAAAGAAAAGGCTTCTAGATAGAGGCTTTCAATTCCCTTTTGTTGAAAAACATTATGGGAAGAAAGATATCCCTTTAAAGATGGTTCTTGGCTATGAG caaGCAGCTGCAAAGGGATATTTCCAGTACATTGAAATGCTCAAATATGAAGAACATCtcaaaaaggctttaaaaaaccTTAAAGCTAGTGAAGACTTAGAAAGAGAATGTCTGGCAGTGCGGAAACACAAGTATTTAGATGATGAAGGCCCCATTTCCCCTATCCAGGAGACAAA tgatAACAGCTTGGATTCTGATAGTCAAGAAGACTTTGATGCCAGAGTAGTG
- the TAF1D gene encoding TATA box-binding protein-associated factor RNA polymerase I subunit D isoform X1 yields MTDTDESQGSGSDHSAQDLIFTQQKESSEVCELNTQRECSGSEQKDATPEESSDELNRHKSTASAMAFLDSSDSETALSASSGSEYHNKCSTVPSKRKKRSRPSRQQTESLAESDAESSDSSLSPQSPVKSSKTSKQQKSKINLKAIFAYHFRGKKFKAAAHRKYKSGSGKRKKKYESTQMPVGRPPLTASPQEQKKRLLDRGFQFPFVEKHYGKKDIPLKMVLGYEQAAAKGYFQYIEMLKYEEHLKKALKNLKASEDLERECLAVRKHKYLDDEGPISPIQETNDNSLDSDSQEDFDARVVENSCFIISSKIPNKKKIKAEGKHAKSTGVMEVENEEYDAENCLLQGSVQ; encoded by the exons ATGACTGATACAGATGAATCTCAGGGTTCTGGTTCTGATCACTCTGCTCAAGATTTAATATTCACTCAGCAGAAAGAATCATCTGAGGTATGTGAATTAAATACACAAAGGGAGTGTTCAGGCTCAGAGCAGAAGGATGCCACTCCTGAGGAGTCTTCAGATGAGCTTAATAGACATAAATCCACTGCTTCAGCTATGGCCTTTCTGGACAGCAGTGATTCAGAAAc AGCTCTTTCTGCTTCCAGTGGCAGTGAATACCATAACAAGTGCTCCACTGTACCTTCCAAGCGAAAAAAGAGATCTCGACCTTCAAGGCAACAGACAGAATCTCTTGCAGAATCTGATGCTGAAAGTTCAGATTCCTCTCTGTCCCCTCAAAGTCCAGTGAAATCATCTAAAACTTCCAAACAGCAGAAGTCAAAGATCAATTTGAAAGCCATTTTTGCCTATCACTTCAGGGGAAAGAAATTTAAGGCTGCTGCACACCGGAAATATAAGAGTGGCtcggggaagaggaagaaaaagtatgAGAGCACGCAGATGCCTGTGGGGAGGCCACCACTGACGGCATCACCACAAGAGCAAAAGAAAAGGCTTCTAGATAGAGGCTTTCAATTCCCTTTTGTTGAAAAACATTATGGGAAGAAAGATATCCCTTTAAAGATGGTTCTTGGCTATGAG caaGCAGCTGCAAAGGGATATTTCCAGTACATTGAAATGCTCAAATATGAAGAACATCtcaaaaaggctttaaaaaaccTTAAAGCTAGTGAAGACTTAGAAAGAGAATGTCTGGCAGTGCGGAAACACAAGTATTTAGATGATGAAGGCCCCATTTCCCCTATCCAGGAGACAAA tgatAACAGCTTGGATTCTGATAGTCAAGAAGACTTTGATGCCAGAGTAGTG GAGAACAGCTGTTTCATTATAAGCAGCAAAATtcccaacaagaaaaaaatcaaggcagaaGGGAAACATGCAAAATCAACTGGAGTGATGGAAGTAGAAAATGAAGAATATGATGCTGAGAACTGTCTTCTGCAGGGTTCAGTTCAATGA